The Daucus carota subsp. sativus chromosome 2, DH1 v3.0, whole genome shotgun sequence genome includes a window with the following:
- the LOC108208114 gene encoding uncharacterized protein LOC108208114 has protein sequence MSQVTEEIRSSASEIHYGNEICKVKTQLLLSEVGLPNGLLPLKDLEECGYVKETGFVWLKQKKKSEHKFEKVGKVVAYAPEVTAVVEKGKIKKLSGVKTKELLMWVSVSDICVDDSGKITFRTPAGLFRTFAASAFEVEEEAEDVKNGKGGNVAANGAKEVQVKEV, from the coding sequence ATGTCTCAAGTCACAGAAGAAATAAGAAGCAGCGCCTCAGAGATTCACTATGGCAACGAGATTTGCAAAGTGAAGACCCAGTTGTTGCTCTCAGAAGTAGGCTTACCAAATGGCCTCCTCCCTTTGAAAGACCTCGAAGAATGCGGGTATGTCAAAGAGACTGGCTTTGTGTGGCTCAAGCAGAAGAAAAAGAGTGAGCACAAGTTTGAGAAAGTGGGCAAAGTTGTGGCTTATGCGCCTGAAGTGACTGCAGTTGTGGAAAAGGGCAAGATCAAGAAGCTGAGTGGCGTCAAGACTAAGGAGCTGCTGATGTGGGTGAGTGTGAGTGATATTTGTGTGGATGATTCTGGGAAGATCACGTTTAGGACTCCTGCAGGGCTGTTCAGGACCTTTGCGGCCTCGGCTTTCGAGGTTGAGGAAGAGGCTGAAGATGTCAAGAATGGCAAGGGGGGGAATGTGGCTGCCAATGGTGCAAAAGAAGTTCAAGTTAAGGAGGTCTGA
- the LOC108206613 gene encoding uncharacterized protein LOC108206613: MSQVTEEIRAKATEKYTGHEICQEKSKTLLVEMGLPNGLLPLQDIVECGIIRETGYVWLIQKKKVEHKFEKIGKLVSYATEVTAIIEKGKIKKLTGVKTKELLLWVTLSDIYLDDPPTGKITFKTPTGLYRTFPTSAFEVADGVAVKEV; the protein is encoded by the coding sequence ATGAGTCAAGTGACAGAAGAGATCAGAGCCAAGGCCACAGAAAAGTACACTGGCCATGAAATATGCCAAGAGAAATCAAAGACCTTGCTGGTAGAAATGGGCCTGCCAAATGGGCTCTTGCCTCTGCAAGACATTGTGGAATGTGGTATCATCAGAGAGACTGGCTATGTCTGGCTGATCCAGAAGAAGAAAGTTGAGCACAAGTTTGAGAAGATTGGGAAACTTGTGTCCTACGCcactgaagtcactgctattaTTGAAAAAGGAAAGATCAAGAAACTCACCGGTGTCAAGACTAAGGAGCTCTTGCTATGGGTCACATTGAGCGATATTTATCTCGATGACCCGCCGACTGGAAAGATCACCTTCAAGACTCCTACTGGACTTTACAGGACTTTTCCGACATCAGCTTTCGAAGTTGCAGATGGCGTGGCTGTCAAGGAAGTCTAG